The following are encoded in a window of Longimicrobium sp. genomic DNA:
- a CDS encoding carboxypeptidase-like regulatory domain-containing protein, producing MRRLALLLISLALPAGAAAQTVQGRLLAPGDAAVPAARVQLVAGDGELMDEAVSGVDGRFAVTAPDSGSYRIVATPAGGSAFVFGPFALAPGERKELVLRMPRGAQAEGAVALAPVTATAQPWVPTLERHGFYERKHLHPGRFVTQDEFAKLPGITVLDHVRALGIQLEPRGAGRFALYRQSRGGKCYLAVYLDNQPFQTLMLDRLRVDQVAGVEYYHGNELPLQFNPYYSRREWNCGAVVIWTQFGGEDGL from the coding sequence GTGCGCCGTCTCGCCCTGCTCCTGATCTCCCTCGCCCTCCCCGCCGGCGCGGCCGCGCAGACGGTGCAGGGCCGCCTGCTGGCGCCGGGCGACGCCGCCGTTCCCGCCGCGCGCGTGCAGCTGGTGGCGGGCGACGGAGAGCTGATGGACGAGGCCGTCTCGGGCGTGGACGGCCGCTTCGCCGTCACCGCGCCGGACTCGGGCTCGTACCGCATCGTGGCGACGCCGGCGGGCGGGAGCGCGTTCGTGTTCGGCCCGTTCGCGCTGGCGCCGGGGGAGCGGAAGGAGCTGGTGCTGCGGATGCCGCGCGGCGCGCAGGCCGAGGGCGCGGTGGCGCTGGCGCCGGTCACGGCGACGGCGCAGCCGTGGGTGCCCACGCTCGAGCGGCACGGCTTCTACGAGCGCAAGCACCTGCACCCGGGGCGCTTCGTCACCCAGGACGAGTTCGCGAAGCTTCCGGGCATCACCGTGCTGGACCACGTCCGCGCGCTGGGGATCCAGCTGGAGCCACGCGGCGCCGGCCGGTTCGCGCTGTACCGGCAGTCGCGCGGCGGGAAGTGCTACCTGGCCGTGTACCTCGACAACCAGCCGTTCCAGACGCTGATGCTCGACCGGCTGCGGGTGGACCAGGTGGCCGGGGTGGAGTACTACCACGGGAACGAGCTGCCGCTGCAGTTCAACCCGTACTACAGCCGCCGCGAGTGGAACTGCGGCGCCGTGGTCATCTGGACCCAGTTCGGCGGCGAGGACGGCCTGTAG